Proteins from a single region of Salipiger sp. H15:
- a CDS encoding Lrp/AsnC ligand binding domain-containing protein: MTTCVFVQIRCKPGTTYEVADQIALREIHSELYSTSGEWDLLLKLYIPEGADVGHFINENLLTVPGIERTLTTLTFKAF, from the coding sequence ATGACCACCTGCGTCTTCGTCCAGATCCGCTGCAAGCCCGGCACCACCTACGAGGTCGCCGACCAGATCGCCCTGCGCGAGATCCATTCCGAGCTCTACTCGACGTCGGGCGAATGGGACCTGCTGCTCAAGCTCTACATCCCCGAGGGCGCCGACGTGGGGCATTTCATCAACGAGAACCTGCTCACGGTGCCGGGAATCGAGCGCACGCTGACCACGCTGACCTTCAAGGCGTTCTGA
- a CDS encoding bifunctional metallophosphatase/5'-nucleotidase translates to MSLRLLTGAAALALTAGAASADYSITILHTNDFHARFEPISKYDSTCGEADNAEGKCFGGSPRLQTAITEAKARAGNYLLVDGGDQFQGSLFYTYYKGKLAAEMMNQMGYDAMTVGNHEFDDGPEVLRGFVDSVKFPVLMSNADLTGEELLKGAIKKSTIIEKDGQKIGLIGLTPVDTDELSSPGKNVVFTDPVDSVQAEVDALTAEGVNKIVVLSHSGYHVDLRIAEETTGVDVIVGGHSNTLLGDMDGAEGPYPTMVKDTAIVSAYAYGKFLGELKVTFDDAGNITEASGAPLILDAAVTEDAATKERISEAAKPLDEIRNKVIGESTDEINGNRDMCRAEECPMGNLVADAMLDRVKDQGIDLAITNGGGLRASIDAGEVTMGEVLTVLPFQNTLSTFQVTGAVIKEALENGVSQMEEGGGRFPQVSGISFTVTPSAEVGSRISDVMVGAAALDEAKTYGVVSNNFVRNGGDGYAMFTTAEKAYDFGPDLADVTAEFIAAGTPYTPYTDGRITVKE, encoded by the coding sequence ATGTCGCTTCGTCTTCTGACCGGCGCCGCAGCGCTCGCCCTGACCGCCGGCGCAGCCAGCGCGGACTATTCGATCACCATCCTGCACACCAACGACTTCCACGCGCGCTTCGAGCCGATCAGCAAGTACGATTCCACCTGCGGCGAGGCGGACAACGCGGAGGGCAAGTGCTTCGGCGGCTCGCCGCGCCTGCAGACCGCGATCACCGAGGCCAAGGCCCGCGCCGGCAACTACCTGCTGGTGGATGGCGGCGACCAGTTCCAGGGCTCGCTCTTCTACACCTACTACAAGGGCAAGCTCGCCGCCGAGATGATGAACCAGATGGGCTACGACGCGATGACCGTGGGCAACCACGAGTTCGACGACGGCCCCGAGGTGCTGCGCGGCTTCGTCGACTCGGTGAAATTCCCCGTGCTCATGTCGAACGCCGACCTTACCGGCGAGGAGCTGCTCAAGGGCGCGATCAAGAAATCCACGATCATCGAGAAGGACGGCCAGAAGATCGGCCTCATCGGCCTGACGCCGGTCGACACCGACGAGCTCTCGAGCCCCGGCAAGAACGTCGTCTTCACCGACCCGGTCGATTCGGTCCAGGCCGAGGTCGACGCGCTGACCGCCGAGGGGGTGAACAAGATCGTCGTGCTCTCGCACTCGGGCTACCACGTCGACCTGCGCATCGCCGAGGAGACCACCGGCGTCGACGTGATCGTCGGCGGCCACTCCAACACGCTGCTCGGTGACATGGACGGCGCCGAGGGCCCCTACCCGACCATGGTCAAGGACACGGCCATCGTCTCGGCCTATGCCTACGGCAAGTTCCTGGGCGAGCTGAAGGTGACCTTCGACGACGCGGGCAACATCACCGAGGCCTCGGGCGCGCCGCTCATCCTCGACGCCGCCGTGACCGAGGACGCCGCCACCAAGGAGCGCATCTCGGAGGCCGCGAAGCCGCTCGACGAGATCCGCAACAAGGTCATCGGCGAATCCACCGACGAGATCAACGGCAACCGCGACATGTGCCGCGCCGAGGAGTGCCCGATGGGCAACCTCGTGGCCGACGCCATGCTCGACCGGGTCAAGGACCAGGGCATCGACCTTGCCATCACCAACGGCGGCGGGCTGCGCGCCTCGATCGACGCGGGCGAGGTGACCATGGGCGAGGTGCTGACCGTGCTGCCCTTCCAGAACACGCTCTCGACCTTCCAGGTCACCGGCGCGGTCATCAAGGAAGCGCTGGAGAACGGCGTCAGCCAGATGGAGGAAGGCGGCGGCCGCTTCCCGCAGGTCTCGGGGATCAGCTTCACCGTGACCCCCTCGGCCGAGGTCGGCAGCCGCATCTCGGACGTGATGGTCGGCGCCGCCGCGCTGGACGAGGCCAAGACCTACGGCGTCGTGTCGAACAACTTCGTGCGCAACGGCGGTGACGGCTATGCGATGTTCACCACCGCCGAGAAGGCCTACGACTTCGGCCCCGACCTCGCCGACGTGACGGCCGAGTTCATCGCCGCCGGCACGCCCTACACGCCCTACACCGACGGCCGGATCACCGTGAAGGAGTGA
- the hisF gene encoding imidazole glycerol phosphate synthase subunit HisF: protein MLKTRIIPCLDVADGRVVKGVNFVDLRDAGDPVDAARAYDAAGADEICFLDIHATHENRGTMFDVVTRTAEQCFIPLTVGGGVRTVADVRALLLAGADKVSFNSAAVANPDVVAEAADHFGSQCIVCAIDAKTVEPGRWEIFTHGGRRATGIDAVEFAITMARKGAGEILLTSMDRDGTKAGFNLPLTRAIADAVPIPVIASGGVGTLDHLVEGVTEGHASAVLAASIFHFGTYTIAEAKAHMAAAGVPVRL from the coding sequence ATGCTGAAGACGCGCATCATCCCCTGCCTCGACGTGGCCGATGGCCGCGTGGTCAAGGGCGTCAACTTCGTCGACCTGCGCGATGCGGGCGACCCGGTCGACGCCGCCCGAGCCTATGACGCCGCCGGCGCCGACGAGATCTGCTTCCTCGACATCCACGCCACGCATGAAAACCGCGGCACGATGTTCGACGTGGTGACCCGCACCGCCGAGCAGTGCTTCATCCCGCTCACCGTGGGCGGGGGCGTGCGCACCGTCGCCGATGTGCGGGCGCTGCTGCTGGCCGGGGCCGACAAGGTCTCGTTCAACTCCGCCGCCGTCGCCAATCCCGACGTCGTGGCCGAGGCCGCCGACCACTTCGGCAGCCAGTGCATCGTCTGCGCCATCGACGCGAAGACCGTCGAGCCCGGCCGCTGGGAGATCTTCACCCATGGCGGTCGCCGCGCCACCGGCATCGACGCGGTCGAGTTCGCGATCACCATGGCGCGCAAGGGCGCCGGGGAAATCCTGCTGACCTCGATGGACCGCGACGGCACCAAGGCGGGCTTCAACCTGCCGCTCACCCGCGCCATCGCCGACGCGGTGCCGATCCCGGTGATCGCCTCGGGCGGCGTCGGCACGCTCGACCACCTGGTCGAGGGCGTGACCGAGGGCCATGCCTCGGCGGTGCTCGCCGCCTCGATCTTCCACTTCGGCACCTACACCATTGCCGAGGCCAAGGCGCACATGGCCGCGGCCGGCGTTCCCGTGAGGCTCTGA
- a CDS encoding DUF4405 domain-containing protein, giving the protein MKPLLNRYATPFITGLFLVSLISGIALFFHWNSGWFHGMHEWLSMVLILPFALHLWKNWRSMTTYLRKPAFALAMAASLVMAAAFVLPGLSAQQGERRGGPPQFAAAQILLNGSVAEVAALLDAPADQLADGLVAAGFAVGSTEESLSAVAEASGHSDTELLAALVSAAR; this is encoded by the coding sequence ATGAAACCGCTTCTCAACCGCTACGCCACGCCCTTCATCACCGGACTTTTCCTCGTTTCGCTGATTTCGGGAATCGCCCTTTTCTTCCACTGGAACTCCGGATGGTTCCACGGGATGCACGAATGGCTCAGCATGGTGCTGATTCTGCCCTTCGCGCTGCACCTGTGGAAGAACTGGCGGTCGATGACCACCTACCTGCGCAAGCCGGCCTTCGCGCTGGCGATGGCCGCCTCGCTGGTCATGGCGGCCGCCTTCGTGCTGCCGGGCCTCTCGGCCCAGCAGGGCGAGCGCCGCGGCGGCCCGCCGCAATTCGCCGCCGCGCAGATTCTCCTGAACGGCAGCGTGGCCGAGGTGGCGGCGCTGCTCGATGCGCCGGCGGACCAGCTTGCGGACGGGCTCGTGGCGGCGGGATTCGCCGTCGGCAGCACGGAGGAGAGCCTCTCGGCCGTCGCCGAAGCCTCTGGCCACAGCGACACCGAGCTGCTCGCGGCCCTGGTCTCCGCGGCACGCTGA
- the arsC gene encoding arsenate reductase (glutaredoxin) (This arsenate reductase requires both glutathione and glutaredoxin to convert arsenate to arsenite, after which the efflux transporter formed by ArsA and ArsB can extrude the arsenite from the cell, providing resistance.) has product MILWHNPRCSKSREALALLQGKGVEPEVRRYLEDAPSLDELKAAQAALGLPAIKMVRVKEPEFAAAGLSKDSDDETLLRAMAEVPKLIERPIAFAATRAVIGRPPERVLDLL; this is encoded by the coding sequence ATGATCCTCTGGCACAACCCGCGCTGCAGCAAGTCGCGCGAGGCGCTGGCGCTGCTGCAGGGCAAGGGCGTCGAGCCCGAAGTGCGGCGCTACCTCGAGGACGCGCCCAGCCTTGACGAGCTGAAGGCGGCGCAGGCCGCGCTCGGCCTCCCCGCGATCAAGATGGTCCGCGTGAAGGAGCCCGAGTTCGCGGCGGCGGGCCTGTCGAAGGACAGCGACGACGAAACCCTGCTGCGCGCCATGGCCGAGGTGCCGAAGCTGATCGAGCGCCCCATCGCCTTCGCGGCGACCCGCGCGGTGATCGGCCGCCCGCCCGAGCGCGTGCTCGACCTGCTCTGA
- a CDS encoding quinone-dependent dihydroorotate dehydrogenase, producing MRFIEKMGLPLFHKFDPEQAHGLAIMALKMGLAPAPGLVTSDRLRCELAGLALPNPIGLAAGFDKNASALQGLARAGFGFVEVGAVTPRPQPGNPKPRLFRLTEDRAVINRFGFNNEGMEVAAQRLAQRPRGMVLGLNLGANKDSEDRAADFAKVLTRCGEHLDFATVNVSSPNTERLRDLQGKDALTALLGGVMEARARLDDRIPVFLKIAPDLDEQGLKDVAEVAMASKVDAVIATNTTLSREGLSSPFASEAGGMSGRPLFEKSTRVLARLSELTGGQMPLVGVGGIGSAEQAFQKIRAGASAVQLYSALVYGGLSLVQEIAEGLDAILAREGFASVEEAVGTGRGDWT from the coding sequence ATGAGATTCATCGAGAAGATGGGACTGCCGCTGTTCCACAAGTTCGACCCCGAGCAGGCGCACGGGCTGGCGATCATGGCGCTGAAGATGGGCCTTGCCCCGGCGCCGGGCCTCGTCACCTCGGACCGCCTGCGCTGCGAGCTGGCGGGGCTGGCGCTGCCCAACCCGATCGGCCTCGCGGCGGGGTTCGACAAGAACGCCTCGGCGCTGCAGGGCCTTGCGCGCGCGGGCTTCGGCTTCGTCGAGGTCGGCGCGGTGACGCCCCGCCCGCAGCCGGGCAATCCCAAGCCGCGGCTCTTCCGCCTGACCGAGGACCGCGCGGTGATCAACCGCTTCGGCTTCAACAACGAGGGCATGGAGGTCGCGGCGCAGCGCCTTGCGCAGCGTCCGCGCGGCATGGTGCTGGGTCTCAACCTCGGTGCCAACAAGGACAGCGAGGACCGCGCGGCGGATTTCGCCAAGGTGCTGACGCGCTGCGGCGAGCACCTCGACTTCGCCACCGTCAATGTCAGCTCGCCCAACACCGAGCGGCTGCGGGACCTGCAGGGCAAGGACGCGCTGACCGCGCTGCTCGGCGGGGTGATGGAGGCGCGGGCGCGGCTCGACGACCGCATCCCCGTCTTCCTCAAGATCGCGCCCGATCTCGACGAGCAGGGGCTGAAGGACGTGGCCGAGGTCGCCATGGCCTCGAAGGTCGACGCGGTGATCGCCACCAACACCACCCTCTCGCGCGAGGGGCTGAGCTCGCCCTTCGCCTCCGAGGCGGGGGGCATGTCGGGCCGTCCGCTCTTCGAGAAATCCACCCGCGTGCTGGCCAGGCTCTCGGAGCTGACCGGGGGCCAGATGCCGCTGGTCGGCGTCGGCGGCATCGGCTCGGCCGAGCAGGCCTTCCAGAAGATCCGTGCCGGCGCCTCGGCGGTGCAGCTCTACTCGGCGCTGGTCTACGGCGGGCTCTCGCTGGTGCAGGAGATCGCCGAGGGGCTCGACGCGATCCTCGCGCGCGAGGGTTTCGCCTCGGTCGAGGAGGCCGTGGGCACCGGGCGGGGCGACTGGACATGA
- a CDS encoding TetR/AcrR family transcriptional regulator, whose protein sequence is MTEKRASIGARRNPQTEAAVLDAAAEILSEAGIAGLRMEAVAKRARAGKATLYRWWPTRGALLLALYRRRKPVDAYADTGTLEGDLAAVFAQVFAHWQGETGQVFRSIIAAAQAEPDVAEALAEFRLERRAGLETVIARAGARSELAPGLPPARLADSVIATLWFKLLSGGIDDDPQILARVLCQGWIAVKTSPPVL, encoded by the coding sequence ATGACCGAAAAGCGCGCCTCCATCGGCGCCCGCCGCAACCCCCAGACGGAAGCCGCCGTGCTGGATGCCGCCGCCGAGATCCTCTCCGAGGCGGGCATCGCCGGGCTGCGCATGGAGGCGGTGGCGAAACGCGCCCGCGCCGGCAAGGCGACGCTCTACCGCTGGTGGCCCACCCGCGGCGCGCTGCTGCTGGCGCTCTACCGGCGCCGCAAGCCGGTCGATGCCTACGCCGACACCGGCACGCTCGAGGGCGATCTCGCGGCGGTCTTCGCGCAGGTCTTCGCGCATTGGCAGGGCGAGACCGGGCAGGTGTTCCGCTCGATCATCGCCGCGGCGCAGGCCGAGCCGGACGTGGCCGAGGCGCTGGCCGAGTTCCGCCTCGAACGGCGCGCCGGGCTCGAGACGGTGATCGCCCGCGCCGGCGCCCGCAGCGAGCTGGCGCCCGGCCTGCCCCCTGCCCGGCTTGCCGACTCCGTCATCGCGACGCTCTGGTTCAAACTGCTCTCGGGCGGAATAGACGATGATCCCCAGATACTTGCCCGCGTTCTGTGCCAAGGCTGGATTGCCGTGAAAACTTCACCTCCCGTGCTTTGA
- the hisB gene encoding imidazoleglycerol-phosphate dehydratase HisB → MRKAEVSRSTAETKIEVSLDLDGTGSYDMKTGVGFFDHMLDQLARHSLIDMVVRAEGDLHIDDHHTVEDTGIAIGQALAKALGDKRGIRRYGSCLLPMDDALVRAALDLSARPFLVWKVALPTEKIGSFDTELVREFFQALATHGGITLHIEMLDGVNSHHIVEAAFKAVARALREAVEPDPRKGDAIPSTKGAL, encoded by the coding sequence ATGCGCAAGGCCGAGGTGAGCCGCAGTACCGCCGAGACGAAGATCGAGGTCAGCCTCGATCTCGACGGCACGGGCAGCTACGACATGAAGACCGGCGTGGGGTTCTTCGACCACATGCTGGACCAGCTTGCACGCCATTCGCTGATCGACATGGTGGTGCGCGCCGAGGGCGACCTGCACATCGACGACCACCACACCGTCGAGGACACCGGCATCGCGATCGGCCAGGCGCTGGCCAAGGCGCTCGGCGACAAGCGCGGCATCCGCCGCTACGGCTCGTGCCTCTTGCCGATGGACGACGCGCTGGTGCGCGCCGCGCTCGACCTCTCGGCCCGGCCCTTCCTCGTCTGGAAGGTGGCGCTGCCCACCGAGAAGATCGGCAGCTTCGACACCGAGCTTGTGCGCGAGTTCTTCCAGGCGCTGGCGACCCATGGCGGCATCACGCTGCACATCGAGATGCTGGACGGGGTGAATTCGCACCATATCGTCGAGGCGGCGTTCAAGGCCGTGGCCCGCGCCCTGCGCGAGGCGGTCGAGCCCGACCCGCGCAAGGGGGACGCGATCCCCTCGACCAAGGGTGCGCTCTGA
- a CDS encoding DUF952 domain-containing protein, translating into MLIYKILRADEWAALQAQGETAGAPIDVADGYIHFSTAEQVRETAAKHFAGVEGLQLLCYEVEDFGDRITWEPSRGGALFPHLYSALPLAGILWSRPLPLGSAGAHVFPDDLA; encoded by the coding sequence ATGCTGATCTACAAAATCCTCCGGGCCGACGAATGGGCGGCGTTGCAGGCGCAGGGCGAGACCGCCGGCGCCCCGATCGACGTGGCCGACGGCTACATCCACTTCTCCACCGCCGAGCAGGTGCGCGAGACGGCGGCGAAGCATTTCGCCGGTGTCGAGGGGCTGCAGCTCCTGTGCTACGAGGTCGAGGATTTCGGCGACAGGATCACCTGGGAGCCCTCGCGCGGCGGGGCGCTGTTCCCGCATCTCTATTCCGCGCTGCCGCTGGCCGGGATACTATGGTCGCGGCCGCTGCCGCTCGGCAGCGCCGGGGCGCACGTGTTTCCGGACGATCTGGCATGA
- a CDS encoding class I SAM-dependent RNA methyltransferase: MDKTFEIFLACAPGLEPVLVAEAKSLGFGPLKPEQGGVSFQGGWPEVARANLELRGAARVLARIGGFPAVHLAQLDKRSRKFPWAEVLRPDVPVKVEALSRKSKIYHAGAAKERIERAITEELGAPLADDGVRILARIEDNMVSFSVDTSGQPLHRRGLKQAVSKAPMRETLASLFLRACGYDGIEPVLDPMCGSGTFPIEAAEIAAGLLPGRARAFDFERLAVFSPAELKGLKRQEPLRTPSSRYYGSDRDAGAVRFATENAARAGVTDWTRFECRPVSELERPDGPPGLVMVNPPYGARIGEKGPLHALHASLGSVLKERFGGWRVGIITTEPGLAKATGLRFLPTGAPVAHGSLKVKLYRTEPL, encoded by the coding sequence ATGGACAAGACATTCGAGATCTTCCTGGCCTGCGCGCCGGGGCTGGAGCCCGTGCTGGTGGCCGAGGCCAAGTCGCTCGGCTTCGGCCCGCTGAAGCCCGAGCAGGGCGGCGTCAGCTTCCAGGGCGGCTGGCCCGAGGTGGCGCGCGCCAACCTCGAGCTGCGCGGCGCGGCGCGGGTGCTGGCCCGCATCGGCGGCTTCCCGGCGGTGCACCTCGCGCAGCTCGACAAGCGCTCGCGCAAGTTCCCCTGGGCCGAGGTGCTGCGCCCCGACGTGCCGGTGAAGGTCGAGGCGCTGAGCCGCAAGTCGAAGATCTACCACGCCGGCGCCGCGAAGGAGCGCATCGAGCGGGCAATCACCGAGGAACTGGGCGCGCCGCTCGCCGACGACGGCGTGCGCATCCTCGCGCGGATCGAGGACAACATGGTTTCGTTCTCCGTCGACACCTCCGGCCAGCCGCTGCACCGGCGCGGGTTGAAGCAGGCGGTCAGCAAGGCGCCGATGCGCGAGACGCTGGCCTCGCTCTTCCTGCGCGCCTGCGGCTATGACGGGATCGAGCCTGTGCTCGACCCGATGTGCGGCTCGGGCACCTTCCCGATCGAGGCCGCCGAGATCGCCGCCGGGCTGCTGCCCGGCCGGGCGCGCGCCTTCGATTTCGAGCGGCTGGCGGTGTTCTCCCCCGCCGAGCTGAAGGGGCTGAAGCGCCAGGAGCCGCTGCGCACCCCGTCGTCGCGCTACTACGGCTCGGACCGCGACGCGGGCGCGGTGCGCTTTGCCACCGAGAACGCCGCGCGCGCCGGGGTCACCGACTGGACCCGCTTCGAATGCCGCCCGGTGAGCGAGCTCGAACGCCCCGACGGACCGCCCGGCCTCGTCATGGTGAACCCGCCCTACGGCGCCCGGATCGGCGAGAAGGGCCCGCTGCACGCGCTGCACGCCTCGCTCGGCTCGGTGCTGAAAGAAAGGTTCGGAGGCTGGCGCGTCGGCATCATCACCACCGAGCCGGGGCTCGCCAAGGCGACCGGCCTGCGCTTCCTGCCGACCGGCGCGCCGGTGGCGCATGGCAGCCTCAAGGTGAAGCTCTACCGCACCGAGCCGCTCTGA
- the hisH gene encoding imidazole glycerol phosphate synthase subunit HisH, with protein MLTAIIDYESGNLHSAEKAFQRMARELGAGEVVVTDAPEVVARADRLVLPGDGAFPACARALRHSGCFEAMVEAVTVKGRPFLGICVGMQLMARVGYEYEETQGLGWVDGEVEKILPDDTSLKVPHMGWNELVIDRAHPVLDGVESGDHAYFVHSYQMRMLTPEHRLAHVDYGGTVTAIVGQDNMLGFQFHPEKSAETGLRMIGNFLTWAP; from the coding sequence ATGCTGACGGCGATCATCGACTACGAGAGCGGCAACCTGCATTCCGCCGAGAAGGCCTTCCAGCGCATGGCGCGGGAGCTCGGCGCGGGCGAGGTCGTGGTGACCGACGCGCCCGAGGTGGTGGCCCGCGCCGACCGGCTGGTGCTGCCCGGCGACGGCGCCTTCCCTGCCTGCGCCCGGGCGCTGCGCCACTCGGGCTGTTTCGAGGCCATGGTCGAGGCGGTGACGGTCAAGGGCCGGCCCTTCCTCGGCATCTGCGTCGGCATGCAGCTGATGGCGCGGGTGGGCTACGAGTACGAGGAGACGCAGGGGCTCGGCTGGGTCGATGGCGAGGTCGAGAAGATCCTGCCCGACGACACCTCGCTGAAGGTGCCGCACATGGGCTGGAACGAACTGGTGATCGACCGCGCCCACCCGGTGCTGGACGGGGTGGAGAGCGGCGATCACGCCTATTTCGTGCACTCCTACCAGATGCGCATGCTCACCCCCGAGCACCGGCTGGCGCATGTGGACTACGGCGGCACGGTCACCGCCATCGTCGGGCAGGACAACATGCTGGGCTTCCAGTTCCACCCCGAGAAGAGCGCCGAGACCGGGCTGCGGATGATCGGCAACTTCCTGACCTGGGCGCCCTGA
- the hisA gene encoding 1-(5-phosphoribosyl)-5-[(5-phosphoribosylamino)methylideneamino]imidazole-4-carboxamide isomerase, whose translation MILYPAIDLKDGKAVRLLRGDMEKATVFNDDPAAQAMEFVEAGCDWLHLVDLNGAFAGEPVNAAAVEAILARTKVPAQLGGGIRDMATIERWLDKGLARVILGTVAVENPALVREAARAFPGKVAVGIDARDGRVATKGWAEVTDVDAVDLARSFEDDGVAAIIYTDINRDGAMQGPNIEYTAAMARAVSIPVIASGGVSKLADLIALRDCGAALNGAISGRALYDGAIDLKEALVALKG comes from the coding sequence ATGATCCTCTACCCCGCCATCGACCTCAAGGACGGCAAGGCCGTGCGCCTGCTGCGCGGCGACATGGAGAAGGCCACGGTCTTCAACGACGATCCCGCCGCGCAGGCGATGGAGTTCGTCGAGGCGGGCTGCGACTGGCTGCACCTCGTCGACCTCAACGGCGCCTTTGCCGGCGAGCCGGTGAACGCCGCGGCGGTCGAGGCGATCCTCGCGCGCACCAAGGTGCCGGCGCAGCTCGGCGGCGGCATTCGCGACATGGCGACGATCGAGCGCTGGCTCGACAAGGGGCTCGCCCGGGTCATCCTCGGCACCGTGGCGGTGGAGAACCCGGCGCTGGTGCGCGAGGCCGCCAGGGCCTTCCCCGGCAAGGTCGCCGTGGGCATCGACGCGCGCGACGGGCGCGTGGCGACCAAGGGCTGGGCCGAGGTGACCGACGTCGACGCGGTCGACCTCGCACGCAGCTTCGAGGACGATGGCGTCGCGGCGATCATCTACACCGACATCAACCGCGACGGCGCGATGCAGGGGCCCAACATCGAGTACACCGCCGCCATGGCACGCGCCGTGTCGATCCCCGTGATCGCCTCGGGCGGCGTGTCGAAGCTGGCCGACCTCATCGCCCTGCGCGACTGTGGCGCTGCGCTCAACGGCGCGATCTCGGGCCGGGCGCTCTACGATGGCGCGATCGACCTGAAAGAGGCGCTGGTCGCCCTCAAGGGCTGA